A section of the Candidatus Methylomirabilota bacterium genome encodes:
- a CDS encoding ABC transporter substrate-binding protein, producing MTRRRARGLARAAGVAALVGAALGAPARAQAEARPPSIGYLANEPAPDTSATLRARLAERGWVEGQSVKLWYRYAQGKPERLPGHADELVRLGVDVIVAAGAPAIEAARQATRTIPIVVATTDDPLATKLVASLRHPGGNLTGVTLAAPGLARHRLELLRELVPRATRVAVLWNPTNPSNAAELRETEAAARGHALELVAVPLSADTDRRVALDAVRNAGAGGLLVLADVLTLARRAELVTFAARSHIPAVYPLPEFVDAGGLAAYGPSWSDAFGHVAAHVDRILRGASPGELPIERPARVELHVNLRAARALELAVPPALLSRAQRVVQ from the coding sequence ATGACACGGCGACGCGCGCGTGGCCTCGCGCGCGCGGCGGGCGTCGCCGCGCTCGTCGGCGCGGCGCTCGGCGCGCCGGCGCGCGCGCAGGCCGAGGCGCGGCCGCCGTCGATCGGCTATCTCGCCAACGAGCCCGCACCCGATACGTCCGCCACGCTGCGCGCCCGGCTCGCCGAGCGCGGCTGGGTGGAGGGCCAGAGCGTCAAGCTCTGGTACCGCTACGCGCAGGGCAAGCCCGAGCGCCTGCCGGGCCACGCGGACGAGCTCGTCCGCCTCGGCGTCGACGTCATCGTCGCGGCGGGCGCGCCGGCGATCGAGGCCGCCCGGCAGGCGACGCGGACGATCCCGATCGTCGTGGCGACGACCGACGACCCGCTCGCGACGAAGCTCGTCGCGAGCCTGAGGCACCCCGGCGGCAACCTGACCGGTGTGACGCTGGCGGCCCCGGGGCTCGCCCGCCACCGGCTCGAGCTCCTGCGGGAGCTCGTGCCCCGCGCGACCCGCGTCGCGGTCCTCTGGAACCCGACCAACCCGAGCAACGCCGCCGAGCTCCGCGAGACCGAGGCGGCGGCCCGCGGGCACGCTCTCGAGCTCGTCGCCGTGCCCCTGTCCGCCGACACCGACCGGCGCGTCGCGCTCGACGCGGTCAGAAACGCGGGGGCGGGCGGCCTGCTCGTCCTCGCCGACGTCCTGACGCTCGCGCGCCGCGCCGAGCTCGTCACCTTCGCCGCGCGGAGCCATATCCCCGCGGTCTATCCGCTGCCGGAGTTCGTCGACGCGGGCGGGCTGGCCGCCTATGGCCCGAGCTGGAGCGACGCCTTCGGCCACGTCGCGGCGCACGTGGATCGCATCCTCCGCGGCGCTTCGCCCGGCGAGCTGCCGATCGAGCGTCCCGCCCGCGTCGAGCTCCACGTCAACCTCCGGGCCGCGCGGGCCCTCGAGCTCGCGGTCCCGCCCGCGCTGCTCTCGCGCGCGCAGCGCGTCGTCCAGTGA
- a CDS encoding response regulator produces MLSGLRILVVEDERGVRLLLTRVLEDAGASVVAVASPEEAFTEFERRRPDVLVSDIRMPGGDGYQLIRRVRALPADRGGLTPAVAVSASVGEEDEPKILAAGFQRFIRKPFEVAEVRAAIGAVAGRTGA; encoded by the coding sequence ATGCTGAGCGGCCTGCGCATCCTGGTCGTCGAGGACGAGCGGGGCGTGCGCCTGCTGCTCACGCGCGTGCTCGAGGACGCGGGCGCGAGCGTCGTCGCCGTGGCCTCGCCCGAGGAGGCGTTCACCGAGTTCGAGCGGCGGCGGCCGGACGTCCTCGTCAGCGACATCCGCATGCCGGGCGGCGACGGCTACCAGCTGATCCGCCGGGTGCGCGCGCTGCCCGCCGACCGCGGCGGACTGACGCCCGCGGTGGCGGTGTCCGCGTCGGTCGGCGAGGAGGATGAGCCGAAGATCCTCGCCGCGGGCTTCCAGCGATTCATCCGAAAGCCCTTCGAGGTCGCCGAGGTGCGCGCCGCGATCGGCGCCGTCGCGGGCCGGACGGGCGCGTGA